The sequence below is a genomic window from Micromonospora aurantiaca ATCC 27029.
GGCACGACTGTGCACACCGAACGGCACGCCACCGAAGCGCAGCGGGGCCCGGAGGCGGTGGTCGGCACCATCCTCGACGTGGCCGAAGGACTCGCCGGCAAGGCCCGCGCCGACGGCCGTACCCCGGTGGCCTGCGGCATCGCCGTACCCGGAGTGGTCGACGAGGCGCGCGGCGTGGCGGTCTGGTCGGCGAACGTGGGCTTCCGGGACGTACCCCTGCGGGAGCTGGCGGGCACGCGGCTGGGACTGCCGGCGGCGCTCGGCCACGACGTGCGGGCGGGCGGTCTGGCCGAGGCCCGGCTCGGCGCCGGGCGGGACGGCGGGCATGTGCTGTTCGTCGCGATCGGCACCGGCATCGCCGCCGCCCACGTGGTCGACGGGTCGGCCGCCACCGGCGCGCACGGCGCCGCCGGGGAGATCGGCCACATCCTGGTACGCCCCGGCGGCCCGCGCTGCGGATGCGGGCGGACCGGCTGCCTGGAGGCGGTGTCGTCGGCCTCGGCGATCGGACGCCGGTACGCCGAGCTGTCAGGTGCGCCCACCACCGCCGCCCAGGTGGCCGACCGGGCGGCCGCCGGTGAGCCGCTCGCCGTGGAGGTGTGGCAGGAGGCGGTAGAGGCCCTCGCCGACGGACTCGCCACCGGGCAGGCGCTCTACGATGTCTCGACAGTGGTGCTCGGCGGCGGGCTGGCCCAGGCCGGTCCCCGGCTGTTCGACCCGCTGCGGACGGCGTTGCGCGAGCGGCTGACGTTCCACCGCGAGCCGCGCCTGGTCGCGGCCGACCTCGGTGACGAGGCCGGCTGCCTGGGCGCCGCCCTGCTGGCCCTGGACACCCTGGCGAAGG
It includes:
- a CDS encoding ROK family protein, with the translated sequence MSAGDEVVVALDVGGTGMKCALVRPDGTTVHTERHATEAQRGPEAVVGTILDVAEGLAGKARADGRTPVACGIAVPGVVDEARGVAVWSANVGFRDVPLRELAGTRLGLPAALGHDVRAGGLAEARLGAGRDGGHVLFVAIGTGIAAAHVVDGSAATGAHGAAGEIGHILVRPGGPRCGCGRTGCLEAVSSASAIGRRYAELSGAPTTAAQVADRAAAGEPLAVEVWQEAVEALADGLATGQALYDVSTVVLGGGLAQAGPRLFDPLRTALRERLTFHREPRLVAADLGDEAGCLGAALLALDTLAKESR